A single Prochlorococcus marinus XMU1410 DNA region contains:
- a CDS encoding homoserine O-succinyltransferase — MALIIPSNYHKISDVEKNHISWIEPELAKRQDIRPLRIGILNIMPLGKQYEFNLLHPLGLSPLQIEPVWIKLKTHSYKTWDLNHLNNLYITWEEANNPEPLDGIIITGAPIEHLAFEEVKYWDEFVKIVNEARNSCASTLGLCWAGFALAYLAGVDKKVFDRKLFGVFPLKSLVPGHPLMGTQDDEFICPQSRFAGLPDLEMEKAQKERKLNLLAYGENVGYTIFESNDQKQLMHLGHPEYTVHRIISEIERDKEKGDVPPPKNFDPNSSKTAWRSHRNLLFQQWLWFCYQQVSLN; from the coding sequence TTGGCTTTAATAATTCCTAGTAACTATCACAAGATAAGTGATGTTGAGAAAAATCATATATCTTGGATCGAACCAGAATTGGCAAAAAGACAGGATATACGTCCTCTTAGGATTGGTATTTTAAATATCATGCCTCTAGGCAAGCAGTATGAATTTAACTTGCTACATCCACTTGGTTTATCTCCCCTTCAAATTGAGCCAGTTTGGATAAAGCTTAAAACTCACTCTTATAAAACATGGGATCTTAATCATCTGAATAATCTATACATTACTTGGGAAGAAGCAAATAATCCAGAACCGTTAGATGGAATCATTATTACTGGAGCACCTATTGAACACCTAGCATTTGAGGAGGTTAAGTATTGGGATGAATTTGTAAAAATTGTAAATGAAGCCAGAAATTCTTGTGCGAGTACTCTTGGATTATGTTGGGCTGGCTTTGCTCTGGCTTATTTGGCAGGGGTCGATAAGAAAGTTTTTGATAGGAAATTATTTGGGGTATTCCCTTTAAAAAGTCTTGTTCCTGGACACCCTTTGATGGGTACACAAGATGATGAATTTATTTGTCCTCAAAGTAGATTTGCTGGATTACCAGATTTGGAAATGGAGAAAGCCCAAAAAGAAAGGAAATTGAATTTGTTGGCTTATGGAGAAAACGTTGGATATACAATATTTGAATCTAATGATCAAAAACAACTTATGCATTTAGGTCATCCTGAATATACGGTGCATAGAATTATTAGTGAAATTGAAAGAGACAAAGAAAAGGGAGATGTTCCTCCTCCTAAAAATTTTGATCCAAATAGTTCAAAAACCGCTTGGAGGTCTCATAGGAATTTGCTTTTTCAACAATGGCTTTGGTTCTGTTATCAACAAGTTAGTCTTAATTAA
- a CDS encoding VHS domain-containing protein, which yields MPSNWSKIRDEWLNRTAVAKDDAKWALEALINSEEELFEIEKRIKNKEDAISQVRFLKKKVKETISSKEISLDDIALNTSNSNKVQISVPSNLTYLLKVWAAAEGRDLSSVAFQCLETGIREMKSKGSIPSIAVNRYDSACQKRIALAEVNNLLEKYELAQDEIK from the coding sequence ATGCCTAGTAATTGGTCAAAAATAAGAGATGAATGGCTTAATAGAACCGCGGTTGCGAAAGATGATGCTAAATGGGCATTAGAAGCTTTAATTAATTCTGAAGAAGAGTTATTTGAAATAGAAAAAAGAATAAAGAATAAAGAGGACGCTATAAGCCAAGTAAGATTTTTGAAGAAAAAGGTTAAAGAGACTATTTCCTCTAAAGAAATTAGTCTCGATGATATTGCATTAAATACTTCAAATTCAAACAAAGTACAGATCTCAGTACCATCAAATCTTACTTATCTTTTGAAAGTTTGGGCCGCAGCAGAAGGAAGAGATCTATCAAGTGTTGCATTTCAATGTTTAGAAACTGGTATAAGGGAAATGAAAAGCAAAGGTTCAATCCCTTCAATAGCAGTAAATAGATATGACTCGGCCTGTCAAAAGAGGATTGCACTAGCAGAAGTAAACAATCTATTGGAGAAATATGAATTAGCTCAGGATGAAATCAAATAA
- a CDS encoding pentapeptide repeat-containing protein, with the protein MRFIILTVLMIVLTLPSRSFAALDYGKQSLIGADFSGSDLKGATFYLTDLQDANLSDCELQNATLYGAKLKDTNLSNSNLREVTLDSAILDGTDLSNTNLEDSFAYSTQFENVKIQGADFTNVFLPKDIVRKFCDSASGTNPFTNRETRETLECDYI; encoded by the coding sequence ATGAGATTTATAATTTTAACTGTTTTAATGATTGTTTTAACTCTCCCTTCTAGAAGCTTCGCTGCATTGGATTATGGTAAACAATCCTTAATAGGAGCTGATTTTTCTGGATCTGATTTAAAAGGGGCAACTTTCTATTTGACTGATTTGCAAGATGCAAATTTATCAGATTGTGAGCTCCAAAATGCTACTCTTTATGGAGCAAAATTGAAAGATACTAATTTAAGTAACTCCAATTTAAGAGAAGTAACTTTAGACTCGGCTATTTTAGATGGAACAGATTTATCAAATACTAACTTAGAGGATTCATTTGCTTATAGTACACAGTTTGAAAATGTAAAAATCCAAGGGGCAGACTTCACAAATGTTTTTTTGCCAAAAGATATTGTCAGGAAATTTTGTGATAGTGCCTCTGGTACTAATCCATTCACAAATAGAGAAACCAGAGAAACTTTAGAGTGCGATTACATTTAA
- the stpA gene encoding glucosylglycerol 3-phosphatase gives MEYMASNLNEQKQLISSKNILFIQDIDGVCIPLVKDPMTRELESKYIYAVKEFAEEFFVLTCGEHEGRRGVNRIIERSLRSTTEPKNKELYLRGLAACGVEYQDNNGEISFEGVSEKELNFLSKVPSLIRPKFNFIVKNIFPELSQEDINFHAVKSICETRFSPTINFNSLFDLVLEDSDKRKLIQISFEKMMNEIILKAESEGLKNSFFLHISPNLGNKNGRETIKLSSQDDIGSTDIQLLIKGAVKDSGVLFLLNKFIADKTGKAPFGRNFNFRNSPNSVKEKIDLCKRTIQKEDMPLLVGVGDTVTSKKNNDEKSYSRGGSDRSFLELIQILGKEFGIKNKIIFVDSSSGEVERPSTKKTGLIGISDVYDNLKFDIVFKNGPKEYISWFIELASKRSNFKKNS, from the coding sequence ATGGAATATATGGCAAGTAATTTAAATGAACAAAAACAATTAATTTCTTCTAAGAATATCTTATTTATTCAAGACATTGACGGAGTTTGTATCCCTTTAGTTAAAGATCCAATGACTAGAGAATTAGAATCAAAATATATCTATGCAGTAAAAGAATTTGCCGAGGAATTCTTTGTATTAACTTGCGGGGAACATGAAGGTAGAAGAGGAGTTAACAGAATAATAGAGAGGAGTTTAAGGAGCACTACTGAGCCTAAAAACAAAGAACTATATTTAAGAGGTTTAGCTGCCTGTGGAGTAGAGTATCAAGACAACAATGGTGAAATAAGTTTTGAAGGAGTCTCAGAAAAAGAACTAAATTTTTTATCAAAAGTTCCTAGTTTAATAAGACCAAAATTTAATTTCATAGTTAAGAATATTTTCCCTGAACTTAGCCAAGAAGATATCAATTTTCACGCGGTAAAATCAATTTGTGAAACACGCTTCTCGCCAACCATTAATTTCAATAGTCTATTTGATTTAGTTCTTGAAGATTCTGATAAAAGAAAGCTTATTCAAATTAGTTTTGAAAAAATGATGAATGAAATCATTTTAAAAGCTGAATCCGAAGGTCTCAAAAACTCATTTTTCCTTCATATTTCACCAAATTTAGGTAATAAAAATGGTAGAGAAACAATTAAACTTTCTTCTCAAGATGATATTGGATCAACAGACATACAATTACTTATTAAAGGAGCAGTTAAAGATTCTGGAGTTTTATTTCTTTTAAATAAATTTATTGCGGATAAAACTGGTAAGGCTCCTTTTGGGAGAAATTTTAATTTTAGAAACTCTCCAAATTCTGTTAAGGAAAAAATTGATTTATGCAAAAGAACTATTCAAAAAGAAGATATGCCTCTGCTTGTAGGAGTTGGTGACACAGTAACATCAAAAAAAAATAATGATGAAAAAAGTTATTCAAGAGGTGGAAGTGACAGGTCTTTTCTAGAATTAATACAAATATTAGGTAAAGAATTTGGTATTAAAAATAAAATAATTTTTGTAGATAGTAGTTCTGGCGAAGTTGAAAGACCCTCTACAAAAAAAACTGGTTTAATAGGGATCAGTGATGTTTATGACAATTTAAAATTTGACATAGTTTTTAAAAATGGTCCCAAAGAATACATAAGTTGGTTTATTGAACTTGCTAGTAAGAGATCAAACTTTA
- a CDS encoding DUF2811 domain-containing protein, which translates to MDQISQSNLTEKKLVECSSNKVSLETELSETLYNTMKDFVLSNPTWDQYKLINSALATFLVQNGCTDNSVSEIYLNQLFTPSKSF; encoded by the coding sequence ATGGATCAAATCAGCCAATCAAATTTAACTGAGAAGAAACTTGTCGAGTGCTCTTCAAATAAAGTCTCTTTAGAAACAGAACTTTCAGAAACTCTTTATAACACTATGAAAGATTTCGTATTAAGTAATCCAACTTGGGATCAATATAAGCTTATAAATTCAGCATTAGCTACTTTTCTCGTTCAAAACGGATGTACAGATAATTCTGTCTCAGAAATATATTTAAATCAATTATTTACACCCTCTAAGTCTTTTTAA
- a CDS encoding FAD-binding protein, protein MKNNSLLEVPNINSKDAKLKKLIYDVDESLFNEDNYSYEKFEHLCVCSGGTTSSCAKNGFTTLDLRKNHSKIHLDRKTNLVTIGGGVIMGDLLNHLQKYNRSFPIGLSKLPGAGYILTGGVSPLSRTYGLAIDNIESIKGFLGNGTFISLKKNQINTEEQLIWEGIKGAAPFFSIITEIELMTIQSNSIKVIEGFVNLNELTEIINLSEEFPENISLQWIYAQKIYIYIIAELKNNLEDKSTEECLMLLDKFPTLEKQFYENFNKINFFPKELNLYELNANNHSEVISLLGEDLKNDIPIFIKCLDEIMNNKPNNSCYIASQQLGCKTKKLNHGSSFFVHRKSTWKPWIYASWKKNDLQEKEVALEWIYKSWSKLKKFYPNIHLAQLHNHLNSHDEEITLAFGDRMNELKTLKNIFDPQGILPPL, encoded by the coding sequence GTGAAAAATAATAGTTTGCTTGAGGTTCCAAATATCAACTCAAAGGATGCAAAATTAAAGAAATTAATTTATGACGTGGATGAATCCTTATTTAATGAGGATAACTATTCTTACGAAAAATTCGAGCACCTTTGCGTGTGTAGTGGAGGTACAACTTCTAGCTGTGCAAAAAATGGTTTTACAACTCTTGATCTAAGAAAAAATCACAGCAAAATTCATCTAGATAGAAAAACCAATTTAGTAACAATTGGAGGTGGTGTAATAATGGGGGATCTATTAAATCATTTACAAAAATATAATCGAAGTTTTCCAATCGGACTTTCTAAACTTCCTGGAGCAGGCTATATACTTACTGGTGGAGTAAGCCCGCTCAGTAGAACCTACGGATTAGCAATTGATAATATTGAATCAATAAAAGGTTTCTTGGGTAATGGCACATTTATTTCTTTAAAAAAAAATCAAATAAATACAGAAGAACAATTAATTTGGGAAGGAATTAAAGGCGCAGCACCCTTCTTTTCAATTATTACCGAAATAGAACTTATGACTATCCAATCTAATTCAATTAAGGTTATTGAAGGATTTGTAAATCTAAATGAACTTACAGAAATAATAAATCTATCAGAGGAATTTCCAGAAAATATTAGTCTTCAATGGATTTATGCCCAAAAAATTTACATATATATTATTGCTGAACTCAAAAATAATTTAGAGGATAAAAGCACAGAAGAATGCCTAATGCTTCTAGACAAATTCCCTACTCTAGAAAAACAATTTTATGAAAACTTTAACAAAATAAATTTCTTCCCTAAGGAATTGAATTTATATGAGCTGAATGCAAATAATCATTCTGAGGTAATTAGTCTTCTTGGAGAAGATTTAAAAAATGATATCCCAATTTTCATAAAATGTTTGGATGAAATAATGAATAATAAACCTAATAATTCTTGTTACATTGCTTCTCAACAATTGGGTTGCAAAACTAAAAAGTTAAATCATGGCTCAAGTTTTTTTGTTCATAGAAAAAGCACTTGGAAACCATGGATATATGCATCATGGAAAAAAAATGATCTTCAAGAAAAAGAAGTAGCTTTGGAATGGATTTATAAATCGTGGAGCAAGCTAAAAAAGTTTTATCCAAATATTCACTTAGCCCAATTGCACAATCATTTGAATTCTCATGATGAAGAAATTACTTTAGCCTTTGGAGATAGAATGAATGAATTAAAAACTTTAAAGAATATTTTTGACCCACAAGGTATTTTGCCTCCTTTATGA
- a CDS encoding LEM domain-containing protein: MNNRKIIKGYKTLISLRFNVDTSVDKLKDGIIYTLYSDEFNSLKVGFAENDKVLEKKLSSESLILLDMKKGKKRDLCLLITTLKELGIKYSDNFYFKYSGSLMKHLSTLGWPVGSSLYKQRKIKKELLCA; encoded by the coding sequence ATGAATAACAGAAAAATCATTAAAGGATACAAAACATTAATATCATTAAGATTTAATGTAGATACTTCTGTAGATAAATTAAAAGATGGAATAATTTATACTCTTTATTCTGATGAATTTAATTCACTTAAAGTTGGTTTTGCTGAAAATGATAAGGTTCTAGAAAAAAAATTATCAAGTGAATCATTAATATTATTGGATATGAAAAAAGGCAAGAAGAGAGATTTATGTTTATTAATAACCACTCTAAAAGAACTTGGCATCAAATATTCAGACAATTTTTATTTCAAATACTCAGGTTCTTTAATGAAACATTTATCTACTTTAGGTTGGCCTGTTGGAAGTTCACTTTATAAACAAAGAAAGATTAAAAAAGAACTTTTATGTGCATAA
- a CDS encoding sirohydrochlorin chelatase, which produces MDNLDSKLNNQVAILICGHGSRNKLAITEFQELTKFIQKRYPNFLVEYGFLEFAKPSLVDALDKLRDLSIKKVIAIPAMLFAAGHVKNDIPSLLMNYSSKTGIEIIYGRELGINNLMISAACERVKDVFKQNNNLKPEESLLVVVGRGSSDPDANSNVSKITRMIVEGIGLGWGETVFSGVTFPLVEPGLKNVVRLGYKNIIIFPYFLFSGVLVTRIKRQSDLVAINNPNISFIHAKYLSSQSYVVDTFVERIEEILNNEGINFMNCSTCKYRSNLFGFEKEVGMVQESHHDHVEGLGISCDLCDPECNGACENQIPTHNQEKLNSGRGDYLAHEHLEAHQHEHNHHQHLHSIYPNSKHPLGPVTLRLPNKD; this is translated from the coding sequence TTGGATAATTTAGATTCGAAGTTAAATAATCAAGTCGCGATACTTATCTGTGGACACGGGAGTAGAAATAAACTAGCCATTACTGAATTTCAAGAATTAACTAAGTTCATCCAAAAAAGATATCCAAACTTTTTGGTTGAATATGGTTTTTTGGAATTCGCTAAACCTTCACTTGTTGATGCTCTAGACAAGTTAAGAGACCTTTCTATAAAAAAGGTAATTGCAATACCCGCAATGCTTTTCGCTGCTGGACATGTGAAAAATGATATACCTAGCTTGCTCATGAATTATTCAAGTAAAACAGGTATTGAAATAATTTATGGAAGAGAATTAGGTATTAATAATTTAATGATTAGTGCAGCTTGTGAAAGAGTTAAAGATGTATTTAAACAAAATAATAATCTCAAACCTGAAGAATCATTATTAGTTGTTGTTGGTAGAGGTTCTTCTGACCCAGATGCGAATTCCAATGTTTCAAAAATTACGAGAATGATCGTAGAGGGTATTGGTTTAGGGTGGGGGGAAACAGTATTTTCTGGAGTAACTTTCCCTCTTGTTGAACCTGGCTTGAAAAATGTTGTGAGACTTGGTTATAAAAATATAATTATTTTTCCTTATTTCCTTTTCTCAGGTGTCCTTGTCACAAGAATAAAAAGGCAAAGTGATTTAGTTGCGATTAATAATCCAAATATTTCATTTATACATGCAAAATATCTTTCGTCACAGTCTTATGTGGTCGACACTTTTGTAGAAAGGATTGAAGAGATTCTTAATAACGAAGGTATTAATTTTATGAATTGCTCAACTTGTAAATATAGATCAAATTTATTTGGCTTTGAAAAAGAAGTTGGAATGGTACAAGAAAGTCATCATGACCATGTAGAGGGCTTGGGTATCAGTTGTGATTTATGTGATCCTGAATGTAATGGTGCTTGTGAAAATCAAATACCAACTCATAACCAAGAAAAATTAAACTCAGGAAGAGGAGATTACTTAGCACATGAACATTTAGAGGCTCATCAACATGAACATAATCACCATCAACATCTCCATAGTATTTATCCAAACTCAAAACACCCTTTAGGACCTGTCACGCTTCGCTTGCCTAATAAAGACTAA
- a CDS encoding SulP family inorganic anion transporter, producing MSNFSRYLSKNWLDDPKSNILSGLVVAFAMIPEAIAFSGIAGVDPKVGLFGAFCLSITIAIVGGRRGMITSATGSTALLMTGLVAYGESQAPGLGVPYLIAAGILTGIFQILWGYLRLAYQMRFVPTGVLSGFVNALALLIFQAQLPQLGIGIKESKGLIEKTLSQYPVNSQIPVVWILVILGLIIIYGLPKITKVVPSQLIAIVVITLISIFLNLDVPTVSDLGKLPDGLPSISLPFGSIENGKVPFSLETLGIILPTSLAISLVGLMETFLTQDILDDVTDTSSNKNKEARGQGIANIVASLFGGMAGCALVGQSVMNTENGGKSRLSTLSSGISLLIMIILLKSWIGAIPMAALVAIMITIAISTADINGLKNIRKIPKSDTAVMLMTFAVTMLTKPHNLALGVIAGVALAAILFSRKVAKVITVSRAKENNLTTYKVKGQLFFVSKIYFLQGFDIHEHPENIVIDMSLAHIWDQSGVVALEQIIRKFQNGGSKVEIIGLNKESLNLFERLGGIESAH from the coding sequence ATGTCAAATTTCTCAAGATATTTATCTAAAAATTGGTTAGATGATCCAAAGTCAAATATTCTCTCAGGCTTAGTTGTTGCTTTTGCAATGATCCCAGAAGCAATTGCTTTTTCAGGAATAGCTGGTGTAGATCCTAAAGTTGGCCTTTTTGGTGCATTTTGCTTATCTATAACAATTGCGATTGTTGGAGGAAGAAGGGGGATGATCACTTCAGCTACAGGTTCAACAGCTCTTTTGATGACTGGACTTGTTGCTTATGGAGAATCACAAGCTCCTGGATTAGGAGTCCCATATCTAATTGCAGCTGGAATATTAACTGGAATTTTCCAAATTCTTTGGGGATATTTAAGACTTGCCTACCAAATGCGATTCGTACCAACGGGAGTATTAAGTGGATTTGTAAATGCACTGGCACTTTTAATATTTCAGGCACAACTACCTCAGTTAGGAATAGGTATTAAAGAATCAAAAGGATTAATTGAAAAAACTTTGAGTCAGTATCCAGTTAACTCTCAGATCCCAGTAGTTTGGATTCTTGTAATCCTAGGATTAATAATTATCTATGGGCTTCCAAAAATCACAAAAGTAGTCCCATCTCAACTTATCGCGATAGTAGTAATTACTCTCATAAGCATATTCTTGAATCTAGATGTCCCAACAGTTAGCGATTTGGGCAAATTACCTGATGGATTACCAAGTATTTCTCTTCCTTTTGGATCAATAGAAAATGGGAAAGTTCCTTTTAGTCTTGAAACATTAGGAATTATTTTACCGACTTCACTTGCAATATCTCTCGTGGGTTTAATGGAAACCTTTTTAACTCAAGACATTTTAGACGATGTAACTGATACAAGTTCTAATAAAAATAAAGAAGCAAGAGGGCAGGGAATCGCAAATATTGTGGCATCCTTATTTGGTGGAATGGCAGGATGTGCCTTAGTTGGGCAATCTGTTATGAATACTGAAAATGGTGGTAAATCTAGATTATCAACTCTCTCCTCAGGTATATCTCTACTAATTATGATTATCCTCTTGAAGTCTTGGATTGGAGCAATACCAATGGCTGCTTTAGTAGCAATCATGATAACGATCGCGATAAGTACAGCAGATATAAATGGATTAAAAAATATTAGAAAGATACCTAAAAGTGATACTGCAGTAATGCTTATGACTTTTGCGGTTACGATGCTGACAAAACCTCATAATCTTGCACTTGGAGTTATTGCTGGAGTTGCATTAGCTGCAATCCTTTTCAGCAGAAAAGTGGCAAAAGTTATAACTGTCTCAAGAGCTAAAGAAAATAATTTGACTACCTACAAAGTAAAAGGACAATTATTTTTTGTAAGTAAAATTTATTTCTTACAAGGATTTGATATTCATGAACATCCAGAAAATATTGTAATTGATATGTCTTTAGCTCATATTTGGGATCAAAGTGGCGTTGTGGCTCTTGAGCAAATTATTAGAAAGTTCCAGAATGGTGGTTCTAAAGTTGAAATTATAGGATTAAATAAAGAAAGTCTTAACTTATTTGAAAGACTAGGTGGTATAGAAAGCGCTCATTAA
- a CDS encoding GMC oxidoreductase gives MDISPYEAIVVGSGATGGIAALTLAEQGIKVLVIEAGPQVKRHEASNHEPKSTLKRLSGVLTKKHANQFQHPGYWKNNPDLYSNELKHPYDFPPKKPFLWTQGKQFGGRSLTWGGITLRLSSEDFQPAKKDGFGPNWPISYDELSPHYDFIENFCGIYGRKDDIKEVPNGKYIGEIPLTENENIFGSKVKSKLNYPFMQSRGFDRNSSVKDKEWPKSSSIGTTFKKALDTGNVQIISNHLVESFEINKITELASKLTIVNLENGHKEVLNCDLILLCASTISTLRILLNSEYKSNSKGFKDNSGKLGKYLMDHISICRFFSVPKTKNSGKPLDNTPDLSGAGSFFIPFGSNLPKIDNINFHRGYGIWGAIDRLGIPKFLQKDKNTSIGFLIAHGEVLPREKNSVSLSRKTDEWGIPIPYIDFEWSENELNMAKHMENTIGKSITAANGEIKNINELINIPLGSLFTKKLISFSDSPPPPGYYIHEVGGAPMGINEENSVVDKFNRLWRCKNVLVLDGACWPTSSWQSPTLTMMALSRRACLNIKKT, from the coding sequence TTGGATATAAGTCCTTATGAAGCAATTGTCGTTGGTTCTGGAGCTACTGGAGGAATAGCAGCACTTACATTGGCAGAGCAGGGAATAAAAGTTTTAGTAATAGAAGCAGGGCCTCAAGTTAAAAGACATGAAGCTAGTAATCATGAGCCTAAAAGTACATTAAAAAGATTATCAGGAGTTTTAACAAAAAAACATGCCAATCAATTCCAACATCCTGGTTATTGGAAAAATAATCCTGACTTATATTCAAATGAATTGAAGCATCCTTATGACTTCCCTCCAAAAAAGCCATTTCTTTGGACCCAAGGTAAACAATTTGGAGGGAGATCATTAACGTGGGGGGGCATAACATTAAGACTTTCCTCAGAAGATTTTCAACCGGCTAAAAAAGACGGATTCGGACCAAACTGGCCTATTTCATACGATGAACTATCCCCTCACTATGATTTCATTGAAAATTTCTGTGGCATCTACGGACGAAAAGATGACATTAAAGAAGTCCCAAACGGTAAATATATTGGTGAAATACCTCTTACAGAAAACGAAAATATTTTTGGCAGCAAAGTTAAATCAAAATTAAACTATCCATTTATGCAATCAAGAGGATTTGACCGTAATTCTTCAGTAAAAGATAAAGAATGGCCCAAATCCTCTAGTATAGGAACCACTTTTAAAAAAGCCTTAGATACTGGGAATGTTCAAATAATTTCAAATCACCTAGTGGAATCTTTTGAGATTAACAAGATAACAGAGCTTGCATCAAAACTAACGATCGTAAACTTAGAAAATGGACACAAAGAAGTATTGAATTGTGATTTAATTCTTCTTTGTGCATCAACAATTTCAACACTCAGAATACTACTGAACTCAGAATATAAATCAAATTCCAAAGGTTTTAAAGATAATTCTGGGAAATTAGGTAAATACCTTATGGACCATATATCTATCTGTAGATTTTTTTCAGTTCCAAAAACAAAAAACTCAGGAAAACCATTAGATAATACTCCCGATCTTTCTGGAGCAGGCAGCTTCTTTATTCCATTCGGTTCAAATTTACCAAAAATTGACAACATAAATTTTCATAGAGGTTATGGAATCTGGGGGGCAATTGATCGATTAGGGATACCTAAATTTTTACAAAAAGACAAGAACACATCCATTGGCTTTCTTATCGCCCATGGCGAAGTCCTTCCTAGAGAGAAAAACTCAGTTTCTCTCTCAAGAAAAACAGATGAATGGGGTATCCCAATTCCCTACATTGATTTCGAATGGAGCGAAAATGAGTTAAATATGGCTAAACATATGGAAAACACAATTGGGAAATCAATCACAGCTGCAAATGGAGAAATAAAAAATATAAATGAACTCATTAATATCCCATTAGGGAGTTTATTTACAAAAAAATTGATCTCGTTTTCAGATAGCCCTCCTCCTCCTGGATATTACATTCATGAAGTAGGGGGAGCACCTATGGGGATAAATGAAGAAAATAGCGTAGTTGATAAATTTAATAGATTATGGAGATGCAAGAATGTACTTGTACTAGATGGAGCATGCTGGCCCACATCATCTTGGCAAAGCCCTACACTTACAATGATGGCCCTAAGTAGAAGAGCCTGTTTAAATATTAAAAAGACTTAG
- a CDS encoding O-acetylhomoserine aminocarboxypropyltransferase/cysteine synthase family protein, which produces MSNQKFETLQLHAGQVPDPTTNSRAVPIYQTSSYVFDNAEHGANLFGLKEFGNIYTRLMNPTTDVFEKRMAALEGGMAALATSSGQAAQFLAIVNCMTAGDNFVSTSFLYGGTYNQFKVQFPRLGIEVKFADGDSIDSFRNKIDDKTKAIYVESMGNPRFNIPDFEGLSALAKENGIPLIVDNTLGAGGALIKPIDFGADVVVESATKWIGGHGTSIGGVIVDAGTFDWGNGKFPLMSEPSAAYHGLVHWDAFGFGSDICKSLGVPDNRNIAFALRARLECLRDWGSAQSPFNSFLLLQGLETLSLRIERQTSNALELAKWLDSNSNVSSVNYPGLESDPYYSSAKKYTTGRGMGCMLMFSLNGGYENAVKFIDSLKLASHLANVGDSKTLVIHPASTTHQQLSEEEQLSAGVTPTMVRVSVGIEHIDDIKADFEQALSQIA; this is translated from the coding sequence TTGAGCAACCAAAAGTTCGAGACACTTCAGTTACATGCAGGACAAGTTCCTGATCCAACTACAAATTCTAGAGCAGTACCCATCTATCAAACTAGTTCTTATGTCTTTGATAATGCAGAGCATGGAGCGAATCTTTTTGGATTAAAAGAATTTGGAAATATTTATACTCGACTTATGAACCCCACCACAGATGTCTTCGAAAAAAGGATGGCAGCTTTGGAGGGAGGTATGGCAGCACTTGCAACATCCTCAGGTCAAGCTGCTCAATTCTTGGCAATAGTGAACTGTATGACTGCAGGGGATAATTTTGTCTCTACTTCTTTTCTATATGGTGGTACCTACAATCAATTTAAGGTACAATTTCCAAGATTAGGAATAGAAGTTAAATTTGCAGATGGCGATAGTATCGATAGTTTTAGAAATAAAATTGATGATAAAACCAAAGCAATATATGTCGAATCAATGGGAAATCCGCGATTCAACATCCCAGATTTTGAGGGACTCTCTGCTTTGGCGAAGGAAAATGGAATTCCCTTAATAGTGGATAATACCCTTGGTGCTGGTGGTGCTTTAATAAAACCAATTGATTTTGGAGCCGATGTTGTTGTGGAAAGTGCAACAAAATGGATCGGTGGACATGGAACAAGTATAGGAGGGGTTATTGTTGATGCCGGAACCTTTGATTGGGGAAATGGTAAATTTCCACTAATGAGTGAGCCAAGCGCTGCTTATCATGGGCTCGTTCATTGGGATGCTTTTGGTTTCGGTAGTGATATCTGCAAATCTTTGGGAGTACCTGATAATAGAAATATAGCTTTTGCGTTAAGAGCAAGACTTGAATGCCTCAGAGACTGGGGATCAGCTCAAAGTCCTTTTAATTCTTTCTTGCTATTGCAGGGTTTGGAAACTCTCAGTTTAAGAATAGAAAGACAAACTTCTAATGCTCTTGAATTAGCAAAATGGCTAGATTCTAATTCTAATGTAAGTAGTGTTAATTATCCTGGCCTAGAGTCTGATCCATATTACTCTAGTGCCAAAAAATATACTACTGGAAGGGGAATGGGTTGCATGCTTATGTTCTCTCTCAATGGGGGTTATGAAAATGCAGTAAAGTTTATTGATTCCTTAAAATTAGCGAGCCACCTTGCTAACGTAGGGGATTCAAAAACATTAGTAATTCATCCTGCTTCAACAACTCATCAGCAATTATCTGAAGAAGAACAACTATCTGCAGGTGTTACTCCCACTATGGTAAGAGTTTCTGTAGGAATTGAGCATATTGATGATATAAAAGCAGATTTCGAACAAGCACTTTCACAAATCGCATAG